One window of Steroidobacteraceae bacterium genomic DNA carries:
- a CDS encoding polysaccharide biosynthesis/export family protein, giving the protein MTKMKRTLLMGLLLGAMTSLAVAADVASSANGAEAEYLLQPGDILGISVWKEEELKADVLIRPDGGLSFPLAGDVRAAGGTIAQLQVLLSQRLSKFIPDPVVTVALKQIGGNRIYVLGKVARPGEFAFAKSVDVMQALSLAGGTTPFADLNSIRVLRRSSLGQQTTFEFHYDEVERGRNLGQNLLLQSGDTVIVP; this is encoded by the coding sequence ATGACCAAGATGAAACGGACGTTGTTGATGGGGCTACTGCTTGGGGCAATGACCTCCCTCGCGGTGGCTGCGGACGTGGCATCGTCCGCCAATGGAGCCGAGGCTGAATATCTACTTCAGCCCGGCGACATTCTTGGAATTTCCGTCTGGAAGGAAGAAGAACTAAAGGCTGATGTGCTGATTCGACCTGACGGCGGCCTCAGCTTTCCGCTTGCAGGCGACGTGCGGGCCGCAGGTGGCACGATTGCGCAATTGCAGGTGCTGTTGAGCCAAAGGCTCAGTAAATTCATTCCCGATCCGGTTGTAACCGTCGCGCTCAAGCAAATTGGCGGTAATCGAATCTATGTACTCGGCAAAGTAGCGCGCCCCGGGGAATTTGCGTTCGCAAAATCGGTCGACGTGATGCAGGCACTGAGTCTTGCCGGCGGTACGACGCCATTCGCTGACTTGAATTCCATTCGCGTTTTGAGGCGATCGAGCTTGGGTCAACAGACGACGTTTGAATTTCACTACGATGAGGTCGAGCGCGGAAGGAACCTGGGTCAGAACCTGTTGCTGCAAAGCGGTGACACTGTGATCGTACCGTGA
- a CDS encoding glycosyltransferase family 4 protein, whose protein sequence is MTSILHITGGLTLVGGTPRKLLYLAQASDRTLLRNHILCTATDEIAREFATAGVETTCTRGDPLHLTATALRLTRARTFDVIATHFNLALGCGALVARIKGLPWVHHEHGPYDAHRPAGTARAWAGEQIKKRALRHADGVIANSNYTARTVVSGVGVDENRIHVVHCPVVARSQGTRRVNEPNRTANNRPLVVGHVGGLIAARDQRTAILALAEVRRQIDAKLLIVGDGPLRNHLERYSVECGVADHVNFAGYRTDLGEFFNAIDLYVNPAVSEGFGIANVEAMLAGVPVLLANAGAHAELIRDRETGVLFEPGNAMQLAGAIVDLALHPVLRATIGDSGKDHAGLSFSPQKFSDNYFQAINAILNDSADIELKRMTRRAVSG, encoded by the coding sequence ATGACGAGTATTCTGCACATTACGGGAGGGCTCACGCTTGTTGGGGGAACGCCGCGTAAACTCCTCTACCTCGCACAAGCGAGTGACCGAACGCTCCTGCGCAACCATATCCTGTGTACCGCGACCGACGAAATTGCGCGCGAATTTGCGACAGCGGGCGTGGAAACTACCTGTACAAGGGGGGACCCGTTACATCTGACGGCGACCGCCTTGCGCTTGACGAGAGCGCGGACATTCGACGTAATAGCTACGCACTTCAATCTGGCTCTCGGCTGCGGGGCCCTAGTAGCGCGAATAAAGGGTCTGCCATGGGTACATCATGAGCATGGGCCCTACGACGCCCACAGGCCGGCAGGTACTGCGCGAGCCTGGGCGGGAGAACAAATTAAGAAGCGTGCATTGCGCCATGCCGACGGCGTCATTGCAAACTCGAACTACACAGCTCGAACTGTCGTCTCGGGTGTTGGAGTCGACGAGAACCGCATACACGTGGTTCACTGCCCGGTCGTAGCGAGATCCCAAGGCACGAGAAGAGTCAATGAGCCCAATCGCACCGCTAACAATCGTCCGCTGGTTGTCGGGCACGTAGGTGGGCTGATTGCGGCGCGCGATCAGCGTACCGCAATTCTTGCACTCGCCGAGGTCCGGCGCCAAATCGATGCGAAGTTGCTTATCGTTGGCGACGGACCATTACGCAACCATCTAGAGCGCTATTCAGTTGAATGCGGTGTAGCCGACCATGTCAACTTCGCGGGTTACCGAACCGATCTCGGAGAATTCTTCAACGCCATCGATCTTTACGTAAATCCGGCAGTAAGCGAAGGATTCGGGATTGCAAACGTCGAGGCGATGCTTGCCGGCGTTCCCGTACTGCTTGCCAACGCAGGTGCTCACGCCGAGTTGATTCGTGATCGTGAAACAGGCGTACTCTTTGAGCCCGGAAATGCGATGCAACTTGCGGGTGCCATAGTTGACCTGGCACTGCATCCAGTGCTGCGCGCTACGATCGGCGATTCCGGCAAGGATCATGCCGGTCTGTCCTTCAGCCCTCAAAAATTCTCGGACAACTATTTTCAGGCTATAAACGCGATCCTCAACGATTCGGCTGACATCGAGCTCAAACGCATGACACGGCGCGCTGTGTCCGGCTGA
- a CDS encoding CpsD/CapB family tyrosine-protein kinase: MSWRCISFFDRSTFSGSSSRAGLESEGSVGMEKLKRALDMARAGTTLQVIPGSMDGGAPRNVDSTSQAQTQSPTTQSWLVTMKPEHLREQRVVLPQEKSPAAQTYRLLRTQVLQRARAEDLRLIGIVGTMPGEGKTLTAVNLALAMAAEPNQTVLLVDLDLRRPSVATVLGIPPRKGVEAYLHGSADLAELFCRLYGVNRLAILPAFNPMAATSEVLADQRARSLLHELKSRYDDRFILIDLPPALTADDALTVAPELDAVIVVAAEGRTRREDLRRLDATLANVKIIGTVLNRASERQQIVY; the protein is encoded by the coding sequence TTGTCGTGGCGGTGCATTTCCTTTTTCGACCGCTCGACGTTCTCTGGTTCGTCATCGCGCGCCGGTTTGGAATCTGAAGGGAGCGTAGGCATGGAAAAGCTCAAGAGGGCGTTGGACATGGCACGCGCGGGAACCACGCTTCAGGTCATACCAGGAAGTATGGACGGTGGCGCGCCGCGCAACGTCGATTCGACATCTCAAGCACAGACCCAGTCGCCGACAACCCAAAGCTGGTTGGTGACGATGAAACCGGAGCATCTGCGTGAGCAACGGGTGGTGCTGCCGCAGGAAAAATCTCCTGCCGCGCAGACGTATCGCCTGCTGCGAACGCAGGTGCTGCAGCGCGCACGTGCAGAGGACCTGCGACTGATTGGCATCGTCGGTACCATGCCCGGTGAAGGCAAGACGCTGACGGCAGTCAATCTTGCTTTGGCGATGGCTGCGGAACCCAACCAAACCGTGCTTCTCGTGGACCTCGATCTGCGCCGACCATCTGTAGCGACAGTGCTGGGCATTCCGCCTCGCAAGGGCGTTGAAGCCTACCTGCATGGATCTGCAGATCTTGCCGAGCTGTTTTGTCGACTGTACGGTGTGAACCGATTGGCGATTCTGCCCGCGTTCAACCCGATGGCTGCAACTTCAGAAGTTCTGGCGGATCAACGCGCGCGATCACTGTTGCACGAACTCAAATCAAGGTATGACGACCGATTTATCCTGATCGATCTGCCGCCGGCGCTCACTGCGGACGATGCGTTGACCGTCGCTCCGGAGCTTGACGCAGTCATCGTCGTTGCGGCGGAGGGGCGCACGAGGCGCGAGGACCTACGTCGGCTTGACGCCACCTTGGCCAATGTGAAGATCATTGGAACCGTACTCAACCGGGCATCCGAACGTCAACAAATCGTCTACTGA
- a CDS encoding glycosyltransferase family 4 protein, which produces MRFLVSRPLRYSSAAAVRTFDVQHSISLNPWFKHSRRRSPAEQSDPVPIPVALFLQLLAVRADVIVAGDWGLRSVVALLAARLKRAKFVIWSEETPNSARGRSEIQHAIRRWLARRCDAVLAWSQEAVQYARDIGLNQNRIFRSYQTCDNDYWLSASKTLDRGSLRIALAVRGTVFLVVGRLLKLKGIHLLLDAWADLDASRQRQATLLIVGDGPEAGALLHQSLRLGLRNVRFLGHMSADRLVQAYVAADVFVLPSLLDVWALVVNEAMLCGLPVLGSRYAGACGEMLTHDGLGRVFDPLDRPVFAELLSFFVDSASSFDRCDIRRAAAVMNPKLAARGINQMIRALA; this is translated from the coding sequence GTGAGATTTCTCGTGTCTAGGCCGCTTCGGTATAGCAGCGCTGCCGCAGTACGAACTTTTGATGTTCAGCACAGTATTAGCCTGAACCCTTGGTTCAAGCACAGTCGCCGCAGATCCCCCGCCGAGCAATCGGATCCCGTGCCAATACCAGTCGCGCTTTTTTTGCAACTGCTTGCGGTTCGTGCCGATGTTATTGTCGCGGGCGACTGGGGTCTGCGCTCCGTTGTCGCGCTTCTCGCCGCGCGCCTGAAACGTGCAAAGTTTGTCATTTGGTCGGAAGAAACCCCAAACAGCGCCCGCGGACGATCCGAAATCCAGCATGCTATCCGGCGGTGGCTAGCGCGTCGCTGCGATGCCGTCCTGGCCTGGAGTCAGGAGGCTGTGCAATATGCGCGCGATATCGGCCTGAATCAGAACCGCATTTTCCGTAGCTATCAGACCTGTGACAATGACTATTGGCTCAGTGCCAGCAAAACTCTGGACCGTGGCTCGCTACGTATTGCGCTTGCGGTGCGCGGTACCGTCTTCCTGGTCGTTGGTCGGTTGCTCAAGCTCAAAGGTATACATCTGTTACTGGACGCCTGGGCGGATCTGGATGCAAGCCGACAGCGGCAAGCCACATTGCTGATCGTCGGTGATGGCCCCGAAGCAGGCGCGCTATTACATCAGTCGCTACGGCTCGGCCTCAGAAACGTACGATTTCTCGGACACATGAGTGCCGATCGCCTCGTACAGGCCTATGTGGCGGCCGACGTGTTCGTGCTCCCGTCCCTGCTGGACGTGTGGGCGCTTGTTGTCAATGAAGCCATGTTATGCGGCTTGCCCGTGCTAGGCAGCCGTTATGCTGGTGCATGCGGCGAGATGCTCACGCACGACGGCTTGGGCCGCGTATTTGACCCGCTGGACAGGCCTGTTTTTGCAGAACTACTGAGCTTTTTCGTCGATAGCGCGAGCAGTTTCGATCGCTGCGATATTCGACGCGCCGCGGCCGTAATGAATCCAAAACTTGCCGCGCGCGGTATCAATCAAATGATCCGCGCGTTGGCGTGA
- a CDS encoding Wzz/FepE/Etk N-terminal domain-containing protein: MNTLAIATKEQGPGFRDLLAIVRRRRKPILLTLVTGLVVTLLLVLLIPPRYQSTAVILIEQQEIPQDLVRSTVTSYADERVQIISQRVMTTQNLLGIVKRFDLYVDRQQRDSRERLIQRMRDDIDFQMISADVVDPRSGLPRQATIAFSVSYTNRSPQVASKVANELTTLYLNENLATRNRLAADTTNFLEEEASRLATEITGLESRLAEFKEKNVSALPEITQLNYQVLDRTGQEVRDVQTRISSLDQQRVYLEAQLAMLEPSSSVYTEGGERVLSATDRLKILRSDLTQAQARYASDHPDVVRLSREISGLEAQQASTTQSVKEQRRSALQAELTALRERYSEDHPDVKAVQRQLDELASQRKIGGSATIDDADNPAYIQVRAQLNAVLEEKASLIKKQATLHGVLSDYESKLEKAPHVEREYREILRDYENARRRYDEVRDKQMQASLAQNLESDRKGERFTLIEPPLPPQEPVSPNRLAILILGTILTLAFAAVGAAIHESLDTSVRSRIDLAEYLAAPVLAALPVMRSPSEIVRGRRRIWMSAMAGSASLVAIVVAVHFLFRPLDVLWFVIARRFGI, encoded by the coding sequence ATGAATACGCTGGCGATCGCAACAAAAGAACAAGGACCGGGATTTCGTGATCTGCTAGCGATCGTGCGCCGTCGACGCAAACCGATACTGCTGACTCTGGTTACAGGACTTGTTGTGACCTTGCTTCTCGTACTTCTCATCCCACCGCGATATCAGTCCACAGCTGTGATTCTGATCGAGCAGCAGGAAATTCCACAGGACCTCGTCCGATCAACAGTCACTTCCTATGCCGACGAGCGCGTGCAGATCATCAGCCAGCGTGTGATGACGACCCAGAATCTGCTTGGCATCGTCAAACGATTCGATTTGTATGTCGATCGGCAACAGCGCGATAGTCGAGAGCGGTTGATTCAACGCATGCGCGATGACATCGACTTTCAGATGATCAGCGCTGACGTTGTGGATCCACGCAGCGGCTTGCCGCGTCAGGCAACCATAGCATTTTCGGTCTCCTATACGAACCGTTCGCCGCAGGTGGCTTCCAAGGTAGCTAATGAACTGACCACGCTATATTTGAACGAGAATCTAGCGACAAGAAATCGCCTTGCGGCTGATACAACGAATTTCCTGGAAGAAGAGGCAAGCCGCCTCGCGACCGAAATCACTGGTCTCGAGTCGCGCCTTGCGGAATTCAAGGAGAAGAATGTTTCCGCGCTTCCGGAAATCACGCAGCTGAATTACCAAGTTCTTGACCGTACCGGCCAGGAGGTTCGGGATGTGCAGACGCGAATTAGTTCGCTCGATCAGCAGCGGGTTTATCTCGAGGCCCAATTGGCGATGCTTGAACCGTCGTCGAGTGTGTATACTGAAGGAGGCGAGCGTGTGCTCAGCGCGACGGATCGCCTGAAAATCCTCCGTTCGGACCTCACGCAGGCGCAGGCGCGTTACGCAAGCGATCACCCAGACGTGGTCCGATTGTCCCGCGAAATTTCCGGTCTTGAGGCGCAACAAGCCTCGACGACCCAATCGGTCAAAGAACAGCGCCGGTCCGCATTGCAAGCGGAACTGACTGCCCTGCGAGAGCGGTACTCCGAGGATCATCCGGATGTCAAGGCGGTGCAGCGGCAACTCGATGAACTTGCCTCGCAGCGCAAAATTGGTGGTTCTGCAACGATCGATGATGCCGATAACCCTGCCTACATTCAGGTTCGTGCGCAACTCAACGCAGTACTTGAAGAAAAGGCTAGCTTGATCAAGAAGCAGGCGACATTGCACGGCGTATTGTCCGACTACGAGAGCAAGCTCGAGAAGGCCCCGCATGTCGAGCGCGAATATCGTGAGATTTTGCGCGACTATGAAAATGCACGTCGGCGGTACGACGAGGTACGCGACAAGCAAATGCAGGCAAGTCTCGCGCAAAACCTCGAATCGGACCGAAAAGGTGAACGTTTCACATTGATCGAACCGCCACTTCCGCCGCAGGAGCCGGTATCGCCCAATCGTCTCGCCATTCTAATACTCGGAACAATTCTGACCCTGGCATTTGCAGCTGTTGGGGCGGCAATACATGAGTCGCTGGACACCAGTGTACGCAGCCGCATCGACCTCGCGGAATATTTGGCGGCGCCAGTGTTGGCAGCGCTGCCTGTAATGCGGTCACCGTCAGAGATCGTACGGGGGCGGCGGCGAATCTGGATGTCGGCGATGGCAGGGAGCGCATCGCTCGTGGCTATTGTCGTGGCGGTGCATTTCCTTTTTCGACCGCTCGACGTTCTCTGGTTCGTCATCGCGCGCCGGTTTGGAATCTGA
- a CDS encoding putative porin, protein MASRGHRDTAKRRCAAISLTLLLVAHHAGAAATEERSLTELRNTVVNLLQALVERGVVSREQAEAMVRDAQNRAAEETAAQAKVEAAEADAVRVPYVPEIVKDEIRKQVAAELAPQIASSVVDTAHREGWGVPAALPDWARRVTLSADVRVRAQADTFAAENVNPFAPPPPPPALPDPVYLDLEAINAAGGIARAGTDAFANTTEDRQRLRARLRLGLTADLGQGWNLGFRLATGSPLDPVSTNQTLGNYGGRFEFAVDQAYIGWRGSLGSMHHQLDFVAGRFNNPWLASDLIWDEDLAFEGANLRYRYVLGSSMDDDRSLSISAGAFPMAESELTSRDKWLFAGQLRFDWRIDPSSQFQAAVGYYHFDRIAGKRNIFDSNLLDFTAPRFLRCCNTVFDIRNDNDPTTELFALAADYHVANLLLNYEHNVLGRYMFGVVGDYARNIGYDADQVSTRVSSGLGVPVTVADRSNGYRVQFTFGRSDLAEAGAWRVGLGYRYLERDAVLDAFTDSDFRLGGTDVEGFTVSGSYALSPRAWLALRYLSANEIDGPPLGIDVWQLDLNTRF, encoded by the coding sequence ATGGCTTCGAGAGGACATCGGGACACTGCCAAACGACGTTGCGCAGCAATTTCTCTAACTCTGCTGCTCGTGGCCCACCATGCTGGCGCAGCGGCTACCGAGGAGCGCAGTCTCACCGAATTGCGCAATACCGTTGTGAATCTGTTGCAGGCCCTTGTTGAGCGTGGCGTCGTAAGCCGCGAGCAAGCTGAAGCCATGGTCCGAGATGCCCAGAACCGCGCCGCAGAGGAGACCGCCGCTCAAGCAAAGGTCGAAGCGGCCGAGGCGGATGCAGTTCGCGTCCCCTACGTACCGGAAATCGTCAAAGACGAGATACGCAAGCAAGTGGCGGCAGAGCTCGCGCCTCAGATTGCTAGCTCTGTTGTCGATACAGCACATCGCGAGGGGTGGGGAGTTCCTGCAGCACTGCCTGATTGGGCACGGCGCGTAACACTCAGCGCAGACGTCCGTGTGCGAGCCCAGGCGGACACCTTTGCGGCGGAGAACGTCAATCCATTTGCGCCACCACCGCCACCGCCGGCTTTGCCCGATCCTGTATACCTTGACCTCGAAGCCATCAACGCCGCCGGTGGTATCGCGCGCGCAGGTACCGACGCGTTTGCGAATACGACAGAGGACCGTCAACGTCTGCGCGCGCGCTTGCGTCTCGGATTGACCGCCGATCTCGGGCAGGGCTGGAATTTGGGATTTCGCCTCGCCACCGGCAGTCCTCTCGATCCGGTCTCGACAAATCAAACACTGGGGAATTATGGTGGCCGCTTCGAGTTCGCGGTTGATCAGGCGTATATCGGTTGGCGGGGTTCGCTTGGCAGCATGCATCATCAGCTCGACTTCGTGGCTGGCCGATTCAACAATCCATGGCTCGCATCAGACCTGATCTGGGACGAAGATCTGGCATTCGAAGGGGCGAATTTGCGCTACCGATACGTATTGGGATCGTCCATGGACGACGACCGGTCACTGTCGATTAGCGCCGGTGCATTCCCAATGGCCGAGAGCGAATTGACTTCGCGGGACAAATGGCTGTTTGCGGGACAGTTGCGTTTTGATTGGCGTATCGACCCGAGCAGTCAGTTTCAGGCAGCGGTTGGCTACTACCACTTTGATCGAATTGCGGGTAAGCGCAATATTTTCGATAGCAATTTGCTTGATTTTACGGCACCGCGATTCCTGCGTTGTTGCAATACGGTTTTCGATATTCGCAATGACAATGACCCGACAACCGAGCTTTTTGCGCTCGCTGCCGACTACCATGTCGCGAACCTGTTGTTGAACTACGAACACAATGTCCTCGGCCGCTACATGTTTGGTGTGGTGGGTGATTACGCCAGGAACATTGGTTACGATGCCGATCAAGTCTCGACCAGAGTCAGCTCGGGATTAGGTGTACCGGTTACCGTTGCCGATCGGTCGAACGGCTATCGAGTGCAATTCACATTTGGCCGATCTGATCTTGCTGAAGCGGGTGCTTGGCGCGTTGGCTTGGGATATCGCTATCTCGAGCGCGACGCGGTTCTGGATGCTTTCACAGACAGTGATTTTCGCTTGGGTGGTACGGATGTCGAGGGTTTTACGGTTTCAGGTAGTTATGCGCTATCGCCCAGGGCCTGGCTCGCACTTCGATATTTGAGCGCCAACGAAATTGATGGACCACCGCTCGGCATCGATGTCTGGCAGCTTGATCTCAACACGAGGTTCTAA
- a CDS encoding AAA family ATPase produces MVLEYAIQSGLGFALITGEVGSGKTILVRQLLDQYNDTIRVALVNASRQVRRNLLQWVCAACDIDTQDASAADSHSRFNDYLVSQYAGGKRVVLVVDEAQNLGGRGLEELRILSNINADKHLVLQTFLVGQPELRTLLQRARLRQFAQRISVDYHISALSAEETVDYVRHRLQIAGGSDHFISRDAILVAYERVGGIPRLINMLCDLALVYGMADGITSIGIETMQEALRDRSAGGMLPGPAVVKPAISQLRA; encoded by the coding sequence ATGGTCCTCGAATATGCCATTCAGTCCGGCCTGGGATTTGCGCTGATCACGGGGGAAGTAGGCAGCGGCAAGACGATACTCGTGAGACAGCTTCTTGATCAATACAACGATACGATCCGTGTTGCATTGGTCAATGCCTCGCGCCAAGTGCGTCGCAATTTGCTTCAATGGGTTTGCGCTGCTTGCGATATCGATACGCAAGATGCCAGTGCGGCGGATTCGCACAGTCGTTTCAACGACTACTTGGTCTCCCAATATGCCGGTGGCAAGCGCGTCGTGCTTGTTGTTGACGAGGCACAAAATCTTGGCGGCCGCGGTCTCGAGGAGTTGCGGATCCTGTCGAATATTAACGCGGACAAACACCTGGTCCTGCAGACTTTTCTGGTCGGCCAGCCGGAATTGCGCACATTGCTTCAGCGCGCGAGGTTGCGACAATTTGCACAACGTATATCAGTCGACTATCACATCAGTGCGTTGAGCGCGGAAGAAACAGTGGACTACGTGCGGCATCGCCTGCAGATCGCCGGTGGATCCGATCATTTCATATCCAGAGATGCGATCCTGGTTGCGTACGAGAGAGTTGGCGGCATTCCACGGCTGATCAACATGCTGTGCGATCTAGCGCTGGTGTATGGAATGGCAGATGGCATCACGAGCATCGGCATCGAGACCATGCAGGAAGCACTGCGTGACAGATCCGCCGGCGGTATGCTGCCGGGCCCCGCTGTCGTCAAGCCTGCCATATCTCAGTTACGCGCGTGA
- a CDS encoding methyltransferase domain-containing protein, giving the protein MKVPYNERFYQTYRTESLRSARRVVPIALNFVQPRSVVDIGCGIGTWLSVFSEFGVSDLVGMDGDYLPRGQLLIRPEQFTPVNLSDPPHVGRRFDLAISLEVAEHLPAARADSFLKFLVSLAPVVMFSAAIPHQGGDGHCNEQWPEYWAERFAAQDYVAYDCFRPLLWMDDDIAYYYAQNLFLFVDRDHVGKLPGLADHRPANGPLSRVHPRRWLEANDPRRQRLPYVLRALPHSIGRATGTRLRRWLIPEVRS; this is encoded by the coding sequence ATGAAAGTTCCATATAACGAACGGTTCTACCAAACATATCGCACGGAGTCGCTGCGATCCGCGCGGAGAGTCGTGCCGATTGCTCTGAATTTCGTGCAACCCAGAAGTGTGGTCGATATCGGTTGCGGTATTGGTACGTGGCTGAGCGTATTCAGTGAATTTGGTGTCTCCGACCTGGTGGGTATGGACGGCGATTATTTGCCACGCGGGCAGCTTCTGATTCGACCGGAGCAATTTACTCCGGTCAACCTCAGCGATCCGCCGCATGTCGGTCGACGCTTCGATCTTGCGATCAGCCTTGAGGTTGCCGAGCACCTGCCTGCGGCACGGGCGGACAGCTTTCTCAAGTTCCTGGTTTCTCTGGCACCGGTCGTCATGTTTTCGGCCGCAATCCCGCATCAGGGCGGCGACGGTCATTGCAATGAGCAGTGGCCGGAGTATTGGGCCGAGCGATTCGCCGCTCAAGACTATGTTGCCTACGATTGTTTCAGACCCTTGCTCTGGATGGATGATGATATCGCGTACTACTACGCTCAAAACCTGTTCCTGTTCGTCGATCGCGACCATGTCGGCAAGCTGCCCGGCTTAGCGGACCATCGCCCGGCGAACGGACCACTGTCGCGAGTGCATCCGCGTCGTTGGCTGGAGGCAAATGATCCGCGCCGTCAGCGTCTGCCGTATGTATTGCGGGCACTGCCGCATTCCATCGGTCGAGCGACTGGCACGCGACTACGTCGCTGGTTGATTCCCGAAGTACGCAGCTAG
- a CDS encoding TIGR03790 family protein, with product MILLALLPCLQTVSYANTRASAGNALAVVYNRSDHESVAIAHYYRQRRRIPARNLVAVDLPTGKDSLTAQEFSRLDAQLTKNLPLAVQFVLFAWSRPFRVECNSLTAAFTLGFQPKLCANGCTFSRVNPLYDSDIARPYDRLGMRPSMLLAASDLIAGRALVDRGVQADASQPTGTAYLLKGPDRNRAVREPTYSPSRSLARPNLKVAVIEGVSIKNRPDVMFYFSGAIRVPDIPSNRFLPGAIADHLTSSGGNLFGTAQMSALRWLDGGATASYGTVSEPCAYPQKFPSIPVLIRHYLAGEPLILAYWKSVAMPAQGLFVGEPMARPYARN from the coding sequence TTGATTCTGCTGGCACTGCTCCCCTGCCTGCAAACGGTGTCGTATGCAAACACGCGGGCGAGCGCCGGTAACGCGCTGGCGGTGGTGTACAACCGCAGCGACCACGAAAGTGTGGCGATAGCCCATTACTACAGGCAGCGACGCAGGATTCCAGCGCGCAACCTGGTCGCGGTCGACTTGCCGACTGGCAAGGATTCGTTGACGGCGCAGGAATTTTCCCGTCTGGATGCGCAGCTCACAAAGAATTTGCCCCTAGCAGTGCAGTTCGTACTGTTCGCCTGGAGCCGCCCGTTTCGGGTTGAGTGCAACTCGCTGACAGCCGCGTTCACGTTGGGTTTCCAGCCGAAATTGTGCGCGAATGGGTGCACGTTTTCACGCGTCAACCCACTTTACGACAGCGATATCGCACGGCCCTACGATCGATTGGGCATGCGGCCGTCAATGTTGCTGGCAGCCAGTGATTTGATCGCCGGTCGCGCCTTGGTCGACCGCGGAGTGCAAGCCGATGCTAGCCAACCTACTGGTACAGCCTATCTTCTCAAAGGACCGGACCGGAATCGTGCGGTGCGCGAGCCGACGTACTCGCCCTCGCGCTCGCTGGCCAGGCCAAATCTGAAAGTTGCCGTAATCGAGGGGGTATCAATAAAGAACCGCCCGGATGTCATGTTCTACTTCAGCGGCGCAATTCGCGTACCGGACATTCCGAGCAATCGATTCCTGCCCGGTGCGATCGCGGACCATTTGACTTCAAGCGGTGGCAATCTGTTCGGAACTGCGCAAATGAGCGCATTACGCTGGCTGGACGGCGGGGCGACGGCAAGTTACGGGACAGTGTCCGAACCCTGTGCGTACCCGCAGAAATTCCCAAGTATTCCGGTTCTCATACGTCACTATCTGGCTGGTGAGCCCCTGATCTTGGCTTATTGGAAGAGCGTCGCGATGCCGGCACAAGGTCTGTTTGTCGGCGAGCCGATGGCCAGACCGTACGCGCGGAACTAG
- a CDS encoding DUF4114 domain-containing protein, which yields MSGRILVLCVAIALSMSARQALAACSFGTPSGGEPTLQVSLNLLLSPAPDTAADCLLDGPGPNGDAVWTAAGSVSTSLLLEIAGFANSNNFGIYDPANPNNQLAVFLGANSPGDTAQLTFSPVSGGVQVGVVVRNSYGQITGQWQSGSPFESTAFGFYLRTPQNNVFYSDSQLNPQQSDQMYAYRGNGGSFVSGPVYNDGNPSNDIFGPTDAILAYEDLLNGDNDYQDFVVLVRGIQPVPLPAAAWLLGSGATMLLGMTAARSRRRIISVRL from the coding sequence ATGAGTGGACGAATTCTCGTTCTTTGCGTCGCTATTGCGCTCTCGATGTCGGCAAGGCAGGCCTTGGCGGCTTGCAGCTTCGGAACGCCCTCGGGCGGCGAGCCAACCCTGCAGGTTTCGCTGAATCTGTTGCTTTCGCCGGCGCCCGACACTGCGGCGGATTGTCTACTTGACGGCCCTGGACCGAACGGCGATGCAGTATGGACCGCCGCGGGCAGCGTATCGACGTCGCTGCTGCTTGAGATCGCAGGCTTCGCCAACTCCAACAATTTCGGCATTTACGACCCGGCCAACCCGAACAATCAGCTCGCAGTGTTCCTGGGCGCCAACTCGCCGGGTGATACCGCTCAGTTAACATTCAGCCCAGTGTCCGGCGGCGTTCAGGTCGGCGTCGTCGTTCGCAACAGCTATGGCCAGATCACTGGTCAATGGCAGTCGGGGTCACCATTCGAAAGTACCGCGTTCGGGTTCTATCTGCGCACGCCGCAGAACAACGTTTTTTATAGCGATTCCCAACTGAATCCACAGCAATCCGATCAGATGTACGCCTATCGCGGCAATGGCGGCTCATTTGTTTCAGGCCCCGTTTACAACGACGGCAATCCCAGCAATGACATTTTCGGGCCGACCGATGCGATTCTGGCCTACGAAGATTTGCTGAATGGTGACAATGATTACCAGGATTTCGTAGTTCTGGTACGCGGCATACAGCCGGTACCATTGCCCGCCGCTGCCTGGTTGCTCGGCAGTGGTGCCACCATGTTGCTCGGTATGACCGCCGCACGTTCTCGCCGACGAATCATATCGGTTCGACTCTAA